One Leopardus geoffroyi isolate Oge1 chromosome C1, O.geoffroyi_Oge1_pat1.0, whole genome shotgun sequence DNA segment encodes these proteins:
- the MARCKSL1 gene encoding MARCKS-related protein codes for MGSQSSKAPRGDVTAEEAAGASPAKANGQENGHVKSNGDLSPKGEGESPPVNGTEEAAGATGDAIEPAPPSQGAEVKGDAPAKETPKKKKKFSFKKPFKLSGLSFKRNRKEGGGDSSASSPTEEEQEQGEIGACSEEGTAQEGKAVATPESQEPQAKGAEASAASKGGDTEEAGPQAAEPSTPSGPESGPTPASEQNE; via the exons atgggCAGCCAGAGCTCCAAGGCTCCCCGGGGCGACGTGACCGCCGAGGAGGCAGCAGGCGCTTCCCCTGCTAAGGCCAACGGACAG GAGAATGGCCACGTGAAAAGCAATGGAGACTTATCCCCCAAGGGTGAAGGGGAATCGCCCCCCGTGAACGGAACAGAGGAGGCAGCCGGGGCCACTGGCGATGCCATCGAGCCAGCACCCCCTAGCCAGGGCGCTGAGGTCAAGGGGGATGCCCCCGCCAAGGAGACccccaagaagaagaagaaattctctTTCAAGAAGCCTTTCAAATTGAGTGGTCTGTCCTTCAAGAGAAATcggaaggagggtgggggtgattcttctgcctcctcacctacagaggaagagcaggagcagggggagatCGGTGCCTGCAGCGAGGAAGGCACAGCCCAGGAAGGGAAGGCTGTTGCCACCCCCGagagccaggagccccaggccaAGGGGGCAGAGGCTAGTGCTGCCTCcaagggaggagacacagaagagGCAGGGCCCCAGGCTGCAGAGCCATCCACTCCCTCGGGGCCGGAGAGTGGCCCTACACCCGCCAGCGAGCAGAATGAGTag